The following coding sequences lie in one Sphingomonas sp. M1-B02 genomic window:
- the ada gene encoding bifunctional DNA-binding transcriptional regulator/O6-methylguanine-DNA methyltransferase Ada yields the protein MPRSAVEGKEIVRRFDRKRRDVGRAADGYIGRMTSQQTLSDDAAWAAFEARDRAQDGRVIGAVTTTGIYCKPSCPARRPKREHVIFYPDADAARAAGFRACLRCKPDEVGRERVAVAQAVALIEAAEELVGLDELAARVGYAPHHFHRLFKRATGVTPAAYARGLRARRAATALNEESKVTDAIYEAGYSAPSRFYETANARLGMTPSVWKRGGAGATIRWTVAATSLGPLLIAATDKGLCRVAFDEDQFALARRFPAAEIVAGGTALATLAARVVAEVETPGRDTDLPIDVQGTAFQEAVWQALRAIPAGETRSYAQLAAVAGNSKAVRAAGTACGANHVGIIIPCHRAQRSDGSMGGYAYGIDRKRVLRKREGVEE from the coding sequence GTGCCGCGAAGCGCGGTCGAGGGCAAGGAGATTGTCCGCCGCTTTGATCGCAAGCGGCGGGATGTCGGGCGCGCGGCGGACGGCTATATCGGTCGCATGACGAGCCAGCAGACCCTGTCCGACGATGCCGCCTGGGCCGCCTTCGAAGCGCGCGATCGGGCGCAGGACGGCCGCGTGATCGGGGCGGTGACCACTACCGGAATCTATTGCAAGCCGAGCTGCCCGGCGCGGCGGCCGAAGCGCGAGCATGTGATCTTCTATCCCGACGCCGATGCCGCCCGGGCGGCGGGGTTTCGCGCCTGCCTGCGCTGCAAGCCCGACGAAGTCGGGCGCGAGCGGGTGGCGGTGGCGCAAGCGGTGGCGCTGATCGAGGCGGCGGAGGAACTGGTCGGGCTCGACGAACTTGCGGCGCGGGTCGGCTATGCGCCGCACCATTTCCACCGGCTGTTCAAGCGCGCGACCGGGGTGACGCCGGCGGCCTATGCGCGGGGCCTGCGCGCGCGGCGCGCCGCCACCGCATTGAACGAGGAGAGCAAGGTGACCGATGCGATCTACGAGGCGGGCTACTCCGCGCCGAGCCGCTTCTACGAGACCGCCAATGCCCGGCTGGGGATGACTCCCTCGGTGTGGAAGCGTGGCGGGGCGGGGGCGACGATCCGCTGGACCGTGGCGGCGACCAGCCTGGGGCCGCTGCTGATCGCGGCGACCGACAAGGGGCTGTGCCGGGTGGCGTTCGACGAGGACCAGTTCGCCTTGGCGCGGCGCTTCCCTGCGGCCGAGATCGTCGCCGGCGGCACGGCGTTGGCGACGCTCGCGGCGCGCGTGGTGGCCGAGGTCGAGACTCCGGGTCGCGATACAGACCTTCCCATCGACGTTCAGGGCACTGCCTTCCAGGAAGCCGTGTGGCAGGCGCTTCGCGCCATCCCCGCGGGCGAGACGCGCAGCTATGCCCAGCTCGCGGCGGTGGCTGGCAATTCGAAGGCGGTGCGTGCGGCGGGGACCGCGTGCGGCGCCAATCATGTCGGCATCATCATTCCCTGCCACCGCGCCCAGCGCAGCGACGGCAGCATGGGCGGCTATGCTTATGGCATCGATCGCAAGCGCGTCTTGCGCAAGCGCGAGGGGGTCGAGGAGTGA
- a CDS encoding JmjC domain-containing protein, with the protein MSISCEEAIETDWGIPAAITRAILDRRFAVAPCDTHAVARRFLPFAPDITGFLGAAHAGIGELRLACEVDGAIRFDPIAAETPTVAAPRAGEWYMLRALADHPATAPRYRAFCDALGKDDQANVTAYAHGEGVHAPRHTDLAGGLVFMLDGCREWRVEPPLARGDGIFSPLHCGGWGSGFNSAVPVVETAADCVLYIPGGWWHETRSLTPSLTFRVGIAERTVARPR; encoded by the coding sequence ATGTCGATATCCTGTGAGGAGGCCATCGAGACCGATTGGGGGATCCCCGCGGCGATCACCCGCGCGATCCTCGACCGCCGCTTCGCGGTCGCTCCCTGCGACACCCACGCGGTCGCGCGGCGCTTCCTGCCCTTCGCGCCGGATATCACGGGCTTCCTCGGCGCGGCGCATGCCGGTATCGGCGAACTCCGCCTGGCATGTGAAGTCGACGGCGCGATCCGCTTCGATCCCATCGCCGCCGAGACGCCGACGGTCGCCGCGCCGCGCGCAGGCGAATGGTATATGTTGCGCGCGCTGGCCGATCATCCCGCGACCGCGCCCCGCTATCGCGCCTTCTGCGATGCGCTCGGCAAGGACGATCAGGCCAACGTCACGGCCTATGCCCATGGCGAGGGCGTCCACGCGCCACGCCATACCGATCTCGCCGGCGGCCTGGTGTTCATGCTCGACGGCTGCCGCGAATGGCGAGTCGAACCGCCGCTCGCGCGCGGCGATGGCATTTTCTCGCCCTTGCACTGCGGAGGCTGGGGCAGCGGGTTCAACAGCGCGGTGCCGGTGGTCGAGACTGCGGCGGACTGCGTCCTCTATATCCCCGGCGGATGGTGGCACGAGACGCGGTCGCTGACCCCGTCGCTGACCTTCCGGGTCGGGATCGCCGAACGCACCGTCGCGCGTCCGCGCTGA
- a CDS encoding ATP-grasp domain-containing protein: MSGWLVHLDNHSLGHADAAADSVRARGLRTAAIGPAAEIATLRTVERAIPLDRCDASAVEAALATLEAEAPIRGIRCMFGLPEGGGAEPRSLTALAAEARARRGLPGPTAAALDSANVKSLTRRVLDRAGIANVAHRLVRSGDEAADFVRACGRAIILKPLTGVGAGFVRRCDGADDARTGFDEIVPLLAHAYHRPTRNPPFIAHTPWGDVPVDPRATLLAEEHIDGPEISVECVVVGNQPLPLVVNDKLALETTRWTVREPLLVTPPIRLDRRQTAAARDYAVRVIEALGLSDCVCHVELRIDAARGPLLLEVNPRIGAGCVRDSLATFWGVDPIAVDVDLALGRVPPMSRFERTDRAHAMIFLFTDRQGILRGIDGLETMMRQPGVLCVRQMTDTGAAVDGRHEEQFLLGVWRRLTEGQTPQAAYRATLEAINVDIL, translated from the coding sequence TTGAGCGGGTGGCTGGTCCACCTCGACAATCATAGTCTGGGGCATGCCGACGCGGCAGCGGACTCGGTCCGCGCGCGCGGATTGCGGACCGCCGCGATCGGCCCCGCGGCGGAGATCGCGACGCTCCGCACCGTCGAGCGCGCGATCCCGCTCGATCGCTGCGACGCGTCCGCGGTCGAGGCGGCGCTGGCTACGCTCGAGGCCGAGGCGCCAATCCGCGGCATCCGATGCATGTTCGGACTGCCCGAGGGCGGTGGCGCCGAGCCGCGCAGCCTGACCGCGCTCGCGGCCGAGGCGCGCGCGCGGCGTGGCCTGCCCGGCCCCACCGCCGCCGCGCTCGATTCGGCCAACGTCAAATCGCTCACCCGTCGCGTGCTCGACCGCGCCGGCATCGCCAATGTCGCGCATCGGCTGGTGCGCAGCGGCGACGAAGCGGCCGATTTCGTCCGCGCTTGCGGTCGCGCGATCATCCTCAAACCGCTGACCGGCGTCGGCGCGGGGTTCGTCCGGCGCTGCGACGGCGCGGACGACGCCCGCACCGGCTTCGACGAGATCGTACCGCTGCTCGCCCACGCCTATCATCGGCCCACCCGCAACCCCCCTTTCATTGCACACACGCCTTGGGGCGACGTCCCGGTCGACCCCCGCGCCACCCTGCTCGCCGAGGAGCATATCGACGGACCCGAGATCAGCGTCGAATGCGTCGTGGTCGGCAATCAGCCGCTGCCGCTGGTGGTCAACGACAAGCTCGCCTTGGAGACCACACGCTGGACGGTGCGCGAACCGCTGCTCGTCACCCCGCCGATCCGCCTCGACCGCCGCCAGACCGCGGCCGCGCGGGACTATGCGGTCCGCGTGATCGAAGCGCTCGGCTTGAGCGACTGCGTCTGCCATGTCGAGCTTCGCATCGACGCGGCGCGGGGGCCGCTGCTGCTGGAGGTCAACCCGCGGATCGGCGCCGGTTGCGTCCGCGATTCGCTGGCGACCTTCTGGGGCGTCGATCCGATCGCGGTGGACGTCGATCTCGCGCTCGGGCGCGTACCCCCGATGAGCCGGTTCGAGCGCACCGACCGCGCCCATGCGATGATCTTCCTCTTCACCGATCGCCAGGGGATCCTGCGCGGGATCGACGGGCTGGAGACGATGATGCGCCAGCCCGGCGTACTGTGCGTGCGGCAGATGACCGACACCGGAGCCGCGGTCGACGGGCGCCATGAGGAGCAGTTCCTGCTGGGGGTGTGGCGGCGGCTCACCGAGGGACAGACCCCCCAGGCCGCCTATCGGGCAACGTTGGAGGCCATTAATGTCGATATCCTGTGA
- a CDS encoding GGDEF domain-containing protein, which produces MTDPLLHDDTARIAALNRLNVLDTAPEEPFEKIVTLVRTVLSVPMAVVTLVDRDRQWFKARRGLDATETPRAVAFCTHTIQQREPLIVEDAHLDPRFAANPLVVGSPHIRSYAGIPLRTAEGYNVGSLCAIDTRVREFSDSEIAILQNLANIVCDELELRTIAQVDHLTGALTRRGFVEQAEREIARARRFGRPTSLAMLDLDHFKSINDTHGHAVGDQVLIHIVAIAHSTLRPSDIFGRLGGEEFAILLPETKGDEAFAVAERLREAIAFRPLDLAESATLPVTASFGVAALSPSVASFPDWLERTDKMLYAAKAGGRNCTRVAEMIGV; this is translated from the coding sequence ATGACTGACCCCCTGCTGCACGACGATACAGCGCGCATCGCTGCCTTGAACCGGCTGAACGTGCTCGACACCGCCCCCGAAGAACCGTTCGAAAAGATCGTGACTCTGGTGCGAACCGTCCTGTCCGTACCGATGGCGGTGGTGACACTCGTCGACCGCGATCGGCAGTGGTTCAAGGCGCGCCGCGGTCTGGATGCGACGGAAACTCCGCGTGCTGTCGCTTTCTGCACGCACACGATCCAACAGCGCGAGCCGTTGATAGTCGAGGATGCGCATCTCGATCCACGTTTCGCCGCCAACCCGCTGGTCGTCGGATCGCCCCATATCCGCAGCTATGCCGGAATCCCGCTACGGACTGCGGAAGGCTATAACGTCGGCTCGCTATGCGCGATCGACACGCGTGTTCGCGAATTCAGCGACTCCGAGATCGCGATCCTGCAGAACCTCGCGAACATTGTCTGCGATGAACTGGAGCTCAGAACGATCGCCCAGGTCGACCATCTGACCGGGGCGCTGACGCGGCGGGGATTCGTGGAGCAGGCTGAGCGCGAAATTGCCCGGGCGCGCCGCTTCGGCCGTCCGACCTCGCTCGCGATGCTCGATCTCGACCATTTCAAATCAATCAACGACACCCATGGCCATGCGGTCGGCGACCAAGTGCTGATCCACATTGTGGCGATCGCCCATAGCACCTTGCGCCCAAGCGACATATTCGGTCGTCTGGGTGGAGAAGAGTTTGCGATATTGCTGCCCGAAACCAAAGGCGACGAAGCTTTCGCCGTTGCGGAACGGCTGCGCGAAGCCATCGCCTTCCGCCCGCTCGACCTGGCCGAAAGTGCGACGCTCCCCGTTACCGCCAGCTTCGGGGTTGCCGCCTTGTCCCCCAGCGTGGCCTCCTTCCCCGACTGGCTCGAGCGCACCGACAAGATGCTCTACGCGGCGAAGGCCGGCGGCAGAAACTGCACCCGCGTTGCTGAGATGATCGGGGTCTGA